In Trichocoleus desertorum NBK24, the following are encoded in one genomic region:
- the bchI gene encoding magnesium chelatase ATPase subunit I, with product MSLTAQASPNSKSATRRLVFPFTAIVGQEEMKLALLLNVIDPKIGGVMIMGDRGTGKSTTIRALADLLPEIEVVADDPFNSHPTDPELMSDAVKQLVEQEGSVKVAQKKVIMVDLPLGATEDRVCGTIDIEKALSEGVKAFEPGLLAKANRGILYVDEVNLLDDHLVDVLLDSAASGWNTVEREGISIRHPARFVLVGSGNPEEGELRPQLLDRFGMHAEIRTVKEPALRVQIVEQRTEFDQNPQAFLEQYQAQQDELQERLVGAQERLKSVSMDYDLRVNISQVCSELDVDGLRGDIVTNRAAKAIAAFEGRTEVTVDDIRRVVTLCLRHRLRKDPLESIDSGYKVAKVFNRVFGLEEAETEAVAATNGTGARAR from the coding sequence GTGAGTCTGACTGCCCAAGCTAGCCCAAATTCAAAATCAGCTACTCGCCGCCTGGTGTTTCCCTTCACAGCCATTGTGGGTCAGGAGGAAATGAAACTGGCCCTGCTGCTGAACGTCATTGATCCTAAGATTGGCGGCGTCATGATCATGGGCGATCGCGGCACAGGTAAATCCACCACCATTCGTGCCTTGGCTGACCTGCTACCCGAAATTGAAGTCGTAGCAGATGACCCCTTCAACAGCCACCCCACCGATCCAGAGCTGATGAGCGATGCCGTCAAACAACTGGTAGAGCAGGAGGGGAGCGTTAAAGTTGCCCAAAAAAAAGTCATCATGGTTGACTTGCCCCTTGGCGCGACTGAAGACCGAGTTTGTGGCACCATCGACATTGAAAAAGCTCTTTCCGAAGGGGTTAAGGCATTTGAACCTGGCCTCTTAGCCAAGGCCAACCGGGGCATCCTCTACGTCGATGAAGTCAACCTGTTAGATGACCACTTGGTAGACGTGCTGCTTGACTCTGCGGCCTCTGGTTGGAACACAGTTGAGCGGGAAGGTATCTCCATTCGGCACCCTGCCCGCTTTGTATTGGTCGGCTCTGGAAACCCAGAAGAAGGCGAACTGCGACCCCAACTGCTCGATCGCTTTGGGATGCACGCCGAGATTCGTACCGTCAAAGAGCCAGCCCTGCGGGTGCAAATCGTAGAGCAGCGGACTGAATTTGACCAAAATCCCCAAGCTTTTCTAGAGCAATATCAGGCGCAGCAAGATGAGCTACAAGAGCGCTTAGTGGGTGCCCAAGAACGCCTCAAGTCTGTCAGCATGGACTATGACTTGCGCGTAAACATCTCTCAGGTTTGTTCTGAGTTGGATGTAGATGGACTCCGGGGCGATATTGTGACCAATCGAGCTGCCAAGGCGATCGCTGCCTTTGAAGGCCGCACTGAAGTTACAGTCGATGACATCCGCCGAGTTGTCACCCTCTGCCTCCGCCACCGCCTCCGTAAAGATCCTCTAGAATCGATTGATTCTGGCTACAAAGTGGCAAAAGTATTCAATCGCGTGTTTGGCTTAGAAGAGGCAGAAACTGAGGCGGTTGCTGCGACTAACGGCACTGGCGCTAGAGCCCGCTAA
- the ruvC gene encoding crossover junction endodeoxyribonuclease RuvC, which produces MEKRILGLDPGLAILGFGVILGRDEGNHAPTLLDFGVIQTPAHTAMGDRLCTIHDDLHTLLNQWQPDLVAIEKLFFYRMGNTIAVAQARGVLMLVLAQHKVPCVEFTPAQIKQALTGYGGADKQEVQQAVARELSLDAIPRPDDAADGLAVALTAWFQR; this is translated from the coding sequence ATGGAAAAACGCATCCTAGGATTAGACCCCGGATTGGCGATCCTAGGATTCGGCGTGATTTTGGGTAGGGACGAAGGCAACCACGCTCCTACCCTGCTTGATTTTGGGGTGATTCAAACTCCAGCTCATACAGCAATGGGCGATCGCCTTTGCACCATTCATGATGATTTGCATACCTTGCTGAATCAGTGGCAACCTGACCTAGTTGCAATTGAAAAGCTATTTTTTTACCGCATGGGCAATACAATTGCCGTGGCCCAAGCTCGTGGCGTCTTGATGCTGGTATTAGCACAACACAAAGTCCCATGTGTGGAATTTACTCCAGCTCAAATTAAACAAGCCTTGACAGGCTACGGTGGAGCCGATAAGCAGGAAGTGCAGCAAGCTGTGGCACGCGAACTTAGCTTAGATGCTATTCCTAGACCAGACGACGCTGCTGATGGCCTTGCAGTGGCTTTGACAGCTTGGTTCCAGCGTTAG